Proteins encoded by one window of Lathyrus oleraceus cultivar Zhongwan6 chromosome 1, CAAS_Psat_ZW6_1.0, whole genome shotgun sequence:
- the LOC127134588 gene encoding GTP 3',8-cyclase, mitochondrial isoform X2, which yields MLHLFRYFSIHHHETLLLQIPSFGNSIQHINFNSERCNLRCKYCMPAEGVDLTPTSQVLTKDEILRLAGLFVSSGVNKIRLTGGEPTIRKDIEDICFELSSLKGLETLCMTTNGIVLARKLPKLKECGLTSLNISVDTLVPAKFELMTRRKGHNKVMDSINAAVDLGYDPVKVNCVVMRGFNDDEICDFVELTREKPINVRFIEFMPFDGNVWNVKKLVPYSEMLDTVAKQFTSLKRVKDHPTETAKNFTIDGHKGKVSFITSMTEHFCAGCNRLRLLADGNLKVCLFGPSEVSLRDPMRNGAEDHELREIISAAVKRKKPSHAGMFDIAKTANRPMIHIGG from the exons ATGCTTCACCTCTTTCGCTATTTCTCTATCCATCATCATGAGACGCTACTTCTCCAAATTCCTTCATTCGGCAATTCGATTCAACACATCAATTTCAATTCCG AGAGATGTAACTTAAGGTGTAAGTATTGTATGCCAGCTGAGGGTGTGGACCTGACTCCTACCTCTCAGGTTTTAACGAAAGACGAGATTCTGCGATTGGCTGGTTTGTTTGTGAGTTCTGGTGTGAATAAAATACGGTTGACGGGTGGTGAGCCGACTATTAGAAAGGATATTGAAGATATATGTTTTGAGTTGTCGAGTTTGAAGGGGTTGGAGACGTTGTGTATGACTACGAATGGGATTGTGCTTGCGAGAAAACTTCCGAAGCTTAAAGAGTGTGGACTTACTTCTTTGAACATTAGTGTAGATACGCTTGTACCGGCAAAGTTTGAGCTTATGACGAGACGGAAAGGGCATAACAAAGTAATGGATTCAATTAATGCTGCTGTTGATCTTGGTTATGATCCGGTTAAG GTGAATTGTGTTGTAATGCGTGGATTCAATGACGATGAAATCTGTGACTTTGTTGAGCTGACGCGTGAAAAGCCAATTAATGTTCGGTTCATTGAGTTCATGCCTTTTGATGGAAATGTTTGGAATGTCAAGAAACTTGTACCTTACTCAGAAATGTTGGATACAGTG GCGAAACAGTTTACTAGCTTAAAAAGAGTTAAGGATCACCCGACAGAAACGGCTAAGAATTTCACCATAGATGGCCATAAAGGAAAAGTTTCATTTATCACATCAATGACTGAACATTTTTGTGCTGGTTGCAATAGATTGCGACTACTAGCCGATGGAAACTTAAAAGTTTGTTTGTTTGGACCTTCAGAG GTAAGCTTAAGAGATCCCATGCGGAATGGTGCAGAGGATCATGAGCTTAGGGAGATAATAAGTGCTGCG GTGAAGAGGAAGAAACCTTCCCATGCCGGTATGTTTGACATAGCGAAGACAGCAAATAGGCCTATGATACATATTGGTGGATAA
- the LOC127134588 gene encoding GTP 3',8-cyclase, mitochondrial isoform X1: protein MRRYFSKFLHSAIRFNTSISIPVKFESRICNLQTLIKGNSSHYYSTETSVISCDLLSEEKPKENSVSDMLVDSFGRIHTYLRISLTERCNLRCKYCMPAEGVDLTPTSQVLTKDEILRLAGLFVSSGVNKIRLTGGEPTIRKDIEDICFELSSLKGLETLCMTTNGIVLARKLPKLKECGLTSLNISVDTLVPAKFELMTRRKGHNKVMDSINAAVDLGYDPVKVNCVVMRGFNDDEICDFVELTREKPINVRFIEFMPFDGNVWNVKKLVPYSEMLDTVAKQFTSLKRVKDHPTETAKNFTIDGHKGKVSFITSMTEHFCAGCNRLRLLADGNLKVCLFGPSEVSLRDPMRNGAEDHELREIISAAVKRKKPSHAGMFDIAKTANRPMIHIGG from the exons ATGAGACGCTACTTCTCCAAATTCCTTCATTCGGCAATTCGATTCAACACATCAATTTCAATTCCG GTGAAATTTGAGTCGAGAATTTGTAATCTTCAAACCTTAATCAAAGGAAATTCTAGTCATTATTATTCTACAGAAACTTCAGTAATATCTTGTGATTTGTTATCAGAAGAAAAGCCGAAAGAGAACTCTGTTTCTGATATGTTGGTTGATTCATTTGGAAGGATTCATACTTATTTGAGAATTTCCTTAACAGAGAGATGTAACTTAAGGTGTAAGTATTGTATGCCAGCTGAGGGTGTGGACCTGACTCCTACCTCTCAGGTTTTAACGAAAGACGAGATTCTGCGATTGGCTGGTTTGTTTGTGAGTTCTGGTGTGAATAAAATACGGTTGACGGGTGGTGAGCCGACTATTAGAAAGGATATTGAAGATATATGTTTTGAGTTGTCGAGTTTGAAGGGGTTGGAGACGTTGTGTATGACTACGAATGGGATTGTGCTTGCGAGAAAACTTCCGAAGCTTAAAGAGTGTGGACTTACTTCTTTGAACATTAGTGTAGATACGCTTGTACCGGCAAAGTTTGAGCTTATGACGAGACGGAAAGGGCATAACAAAGTAATGGATTCAATTAATGCTGCTGTTGATCTTGGTTATGATCCGGTTAAG GTGAATTGTGTTGTAATGCGTGGATTCAATGACGATGAAATCTGTGACTTTGTTGAGCTGACGCGTGAAAAGCCAATTAATGTTCGGTTCATTGAGTTCATGCCTTTTGATGGAAATGTTTGGAATGTCAAGAAACTTGTACCTTACTCAGAAATGTTGGATACAGTG GCGAAACAGTTTACTAGCTTAAAAAGAGTTAAGGATCACCCGACAGAAACGGCTAAGAATTTCACCATAGATGGCCATAAAGGAAAAGTTTCATTTATCACATCAATGACTGAACATTTTTGTGCTGGTTGCAATAGATTGCGACTACTAGCCGATGGAAACTTAAAAGTTTGTTTGTTTGGACCTTCAGAG GTAAGCTTAAGAGATCCCATGCGGAATGGTGCAGAGGATCATGAGCTTAGGGAGATAATAAGTGCTGCG GTGAAGAGGAAGAAACCTTCCCATGCCGGTATGTTTGACATAGCGAAGACAGCAAATAGGCCTATGATACATATTGGTGGATAA